From Paenibacillus physcomitrellae, the proteins below share one genomic window:
- the gcvT gene encoding glycine cleavage system aminomethyltransferase GcvT yields the protein MSELLRTPLFPCYADSPGARCIDFGGWELPVQFESIQKEHDAVRHQAGLFDVSHMGEFLVEGEGALVFLQSTLTNDVSVLKPGTAQYTLMCYPDGGVVDDLLVYCLSENRYMLVVNASNIQKDWNWLRDHQPEQVQMTDISSETALIALQGPLAEQILTDAGITAAAGLSSFTFAADVELFGAKAILSRTGYTGEDGFEVYAPAEQAPAIWKGLLAAGAPHGLIPAGLGARDTLRFEAKLPLYGQELSATISPLEAGVGFFVKWDKGDFIGRSALEAQKAAGLPRKLVGIEMIDRGIPRSHYPVYGDGVKIGEVTTGTQSPSLKRNLGLALVDSKYAAIGTVIEVEIRGKKLKAEVVKAPFYKKTAKPAKGAE from the coding sequence ATGTCAGAATTGTTGAGAACGCCGCTATTTCCTTGCTATGCCGATTCTCCTGGCGCAAGATGTATCGATTTCGGCGGCTGGGAGCTGCCGGTTCAATTCGAAAGCATCCAGAAAGAACATGATGCCGTTCGCCATCAAGCCGGCCTGTTTGACGTTTCCCACATGGGCGAGTTTCTGGTGGAAGGCGAAGGCGCACTTGTTTTTCTGCAAAGCACGCTGACCAACGACGTCTCCGTATTGAAACCCGGCACCGCTCAATATACGCTGATGTGTTACCCGGACGGCGGCGTGGTGGATGACCTGCTTGTGTATTGCCTTTCGGAAAATCGTTACATGCTGGTCGTCAATGCCTCCAATATCCAAAAGGATTGGAACTGGCTGCGCGATCACCAGCCCGAGCAGGTGCAAATGACCGACATTTCCTCTGAAACTGCGCTGATCGCCCTGCAGGGACCTTTAGCCGAACAAATTCTGACCGATGCCGGCATTACGGCGGCTGCCGGACTCTCCTCCTTTACGTTTGCCGCCGATGTTGAGCTGTTTGGCGCCAAAGCGATTCTTTCCCGCACCGGTTATACCGGAGAAGACGGATTTGAAGTTTATGCGCCGGCCGAACAGGCGCCGGCCATCTGGAAAGGGCTGCTGGCTGCGGGTGCGCCGCACGGTCTAATACCTGCCGGACTCGGCGCACGCGACACGCTGCGTTTCGAAGCCAAGCTGCCTCTGTACGGACAGGAGCTGTCCGCGACGATTTCGCCGCTGGAAGCCGGCGTAGGCTTTTTCGTGAAATGGGATAAAGGCGATTTTATCGGGCGCAGCGCTTTGGAAGCGCAAAAAGCGGCCGGCCTGCCGCGCAAGCTGGTCGGCATCGAGATGATCGACCGCGGGATTCCCCGTTCGCACTACCCCGTTTACGGAGACGGCGTGAAGATCGGGGAAGTCACCACAGGCACCCAATCGCCTTCTTTGAAACGCAATTTGGGGCTCGCGCTGGTGGACAGCAAATACGCCGCCATCGGCACCGTCATCGAAGTCGAGATTCGCGGCAAAAAGCTGAAAGCCGAAGTCGTGAAGGCTCCATTTTACAAAAAAACCGCAAAGCCCGCCAAAGGAGCTGAATAA
- the gcvPB gene encoding aminomethyl-transferring glycine dehydrogenase subunit GcvPB, with translation MSVSTKDLKDKALIFELSTPGRVAYSLPEIDVPVQPVEELIPAQFLRKEEAALPEVYEVDVIRHYTELSRRNFGVDNGFYPLGSCTMKYNPKINEDVARYAGFAKIHPYQPEESVQGALELMHTLQNDLAGLTGMDAVTLQPAAGAHGEWTGLMMIRAYHEERGEHNRVKVIVPDSSHGTNPASASVAGFQTVTIPSKANGLVDLDALRGAVGEDTAALMLTNPNTLGLFEEQIVEIAEIVHEAGGLVYYDGANSNAIMGITRPGDMGFDVVHLNLHKTMSTPHGGGGPGAGPVGVKNILLPYLPGPIVVKSEDGSFSFSEKQDRSIGRVKAYYGNFGILVRAYAYIRTYGPEGLRTVSEHAVLNANYMRARLAPYFEMPYDRICKHEFVMSGSGLKPYGIHTLDVAKRLLDFGYHPPTIYFPLNVEECIMIEPTETESKETLDDFINTMIQIAQEAKENPELLLNAPYTTPVTRLDETGAARKPVLNCACS, from the coding sequence ATGAGCGTAAGCACCAAAGACTTGAAAGATAAAGCGCTGATCTTTGAACTGAGCACCCCGGGCCGTGTCGCTTATTCCCTGCCGGAAATCGACGTACCGGTCCAGCCTGTGGAAGAGCTGATTCCGGCGCAGTTCCTGCGCAAGGAAGAAGCCGCTTTGCCTGAGGTTTACGAAGTGGACGTGATTCGCCACTATACGGAATTGTCCCGCCGCAACTTCGGCGTGGATAACGGTTTCTATCCGCTGGGCTCCTGCACGATGAAATACAATCCGAAAATCAACGAAGACGTGGCCCGTTACGCCGGCTTTGCCAAAATCCATCCCTACCAGCCGGAAGAAAGCGTACAGGGCGCGCTTGAGCTGATGCACACGCTGCAAAACGACCTGGCCGGACTAACCGGCATGGACGCTGTTACCCTGCAGCCTGCGGCCGGCGCCCATGGCGAATGGACGGGACTGATGATGATCCGCGCCTACCATGAGGAACGCGGCGAGCACAACCGCGTGAAGGTGATCGTGCCGGACTCCTCACACGGCACCAACCCGGCCAGCGCTTCCGTCGCCGGCTTCCAGACCGTCACGATTCCTTCCAAAGCAAACGGACTCGTGGATCTGGATGCCCTGCGGGGGGCGGTTGGCGAAGATACGGCCGCTTTGATGCTGACGAATCCAAACACCCTTGGATTGTTCGAGGAACAAATCGTGGAAATCGCCGAAATCGTGCATGAAGCGGGCGGCCTGGTCTATTATGACGGCGCCAACTCCAATGCCATTATGGGCATCACCCGCCCTGGCGACATGGGCTTTGACGTTGTGCACTTGAACCTGCACAAAACGATGAGCACCCCTCACGGCGGCGGAGGCCCCGGCGCGGGTCCTGTTGGCGTAAAAAACATCCTGCTCCCTTACCTGCCGGGACCTATTGTTGTGAAAAGCGAAGACGGCTCCTTCTCTTTCAGCGAAAAGCAGGACCGCTCGATTGGCCGCGTAAAAGCCTATTACGGCAACTTCGGCATTCTCGTCCGCGCTTACGCCTATATCCGTACTTACGGCCCGGAAGGCCTGCGCACCGTATCCGAACATGCCGTGCTGAACGCCAACTACATGCGGGCCAGATTGGCGCCTTATTTTGAAATGCCGTATGACCGGATCTGCAAACACGAGTTCGTCATGTCCGGCAGCGGTCTTAAGCCATACGGCATCCATACGCTCGATGTGGCCAAACGGCTGCTCGATTTCGGCTACCATCCGCCTACCATCTACTTCCCGCTGAACGTGGAAGAATGCATCATGATCGAGCCTACCGAAACCGAAAGCAAAGAAACGCTGGACGATTTCATCAATACGATGATCCAAATCGCCCAGGAGGCGAAAGAAAATCCGGAGCTGCTGCTGAACGCGCCTTACACTACGCCGGTAACCCGGCTGGATGAAACCGGCGCAGCCCGCAAGCCGGTTCTGAACTGCGCCTGCAGTTAA
- a CDS encoding AbrB family transcriptional regulator — MNTTRFQSWRLPGQLLTLVTALLGGFLFQWAGLPIPWLLGPMIFVLIGSLIFKKKYAWSNKTRNGGMILVGYTIGVSLTGTALKSMSHQLPSMAAMTILLLLMCMGFAFIISKLSGIDFITLLMGSIPGGLTQVIMLAEETKGADITIVTFYQVVRLMMIIILVPLLIFSPLFGYQHSASGQAEAAQAASAAVQHGQGITWQLLVFLAVATVFALLANRIKFPTAFLLGPAIATAVFQGFWQSGPTLPTELVNAAQLVIGANVGLMLKPGALQNKIKVFGCALLSGVLLIAGAFVFALILKWTESLSMATSLLSMAPGGMDQMSIMAHEINAELSVVAGYQLFRTFFIFLAVPPLFRLFYKYYSGRKAASEQA; from the coding sequence ATGAATACAACCCGATTCCAATCCTGGAGGCTGCCGGGCCAGCTGCTGACCCTGGTTACGGCGCTTCTGGGAGGATTTCTGTTTCAATGGGCCGGTCTGCCGATTCCCTGGCTGCTGGGGCCGATGATTTTTGTACTGATTGGATCTTTGATTTTCAAAAAAAAATATGCCTGGTCCAATAAAACCCGGAATGGCGGCATGATTCTTGTAGGCTATACCATCGGTGTGTCTCTGACGGGTACGGCTCTGAAGTCCATGTCTCATCAGCTTCCGTCGATGGCCGCGATGACCATTCTTTTGCTGCTGATGTGTATGGGGTTTGCCTTTATCATCTCCAAGCTGTCGGGCATCGATTTTATTACCCTGCTTATGGGAAGCATTCCCGGCGGTTTAACTCAGGTCATTATGCTGGCCGAAGAAACCAAGGGAGCCGACATCACGATCGTCACTTTTTATCAGGTGGTCCGGCTGATGATGATCATTATTTTGGTGCCGCTGCTGATTTTCAGTCCGCTGTTCGGGTATCAGCACTCGGCCAGCGGGCAGGCGGAAGCCGCACAAGCTGCCTCGGCAGCGGTACAGCATGGACAGGGCATCACCTGGCAGCTGCTTGTTTTCCTGGCAGTGGCAACCGTGTTTGCGCTGCTTGCCAACCGCATTAAATTTCCGACGGCCTTCCTGCTGGGACCGGCGATTGCAACCGCGGTTTTCCAAGGGTTTTGGCAATCCGGACCTACACTGCCTACCGAACTCGTTAATGCGGCTCAGCTCGTAATCGGCGCTAACGTCGGCCTGATGCTGAAACCGGGCGCGCTGCAGAACAAAATCAAAGTCTTTGGCTGCGCGCTGCTGAGCGGCGTTCTGCTGATTGCCGGAGCTTTTGTATTTGCTCTGATCCTGAAATGGACGGAGTCGCTTTCAATGGCCACGTCGCTGCTCAGCATGGCGCCTGGCGGTATGGATCAAATGAGTATCATGGCGCATGAAATTAATGCGGAACTGTCGGTGGTGGCCGGGTACCAGCTGTTCCGGACCTTCTTTATCTTCCTGGCCGTACCGCCGCTGTTCCGGCTGTTTTACAAGTATTACAGCGGGCGCAAAGCGGCTTCAGAGCAGGCATAG
- a CDS encoding MBL fold metallo-hydrolase: protein MKIRWYGQSSFLITSEAGTKVLIDPLGKMLGYKMPRLTADIVAVTHNHRDHNQVQIVDGEYSLVNEAKSYEINGIRIKGIKTFHDNVGGAKRGDNIVFVLEIDGIRVAHCGDLGHQLSDEQAQAIGRVDVLMVPVGGKMTLDGQGAYKVAQQLKPSIAIPMHYRTKALGLAGMLFFEKADAFLKLIGSSRHEQVLVVELQHLKGQTEAVTLDYK from the coding sequence ATGAAGATAAGGTGGTATGGGCAGTCGAGTTTCTTGATAACAAGCGAGGCAGGGACGAAGGTACTCATTGATCCGTTAGGCAAAATGCTGGGCTACAAAATGCCGCGTCTGACGGCGGATATAGTGGCGGTTACACATAACCACCGGGATCATAATCAGGTTCAAATTGTAGATGGTGAATACAGCCTGGTTAACGAAGCCAAGTCTTATGAGATCAATGGAATCCGAATCAAAGGAATCAAAACTTTTCACGATAACGTGGGCGGGGCGAAACGGGGCGACAACATCGTGTTTGTGTTAGAGATCGATGGCATCCGGGTTGCACATTGCGGCGATCTGGGGCATCAGCTGAGCGATGAGCAGGCGCAGGCGATTGGGCGGGTTGATGTGCTGATGGTGCCGGTTGGAGGCAAAATGACGCTGGACGGTCAAGGCGCTTATAAAGTCGCTCAGCAGCTCAAGCCCTCTATCGCCATTCCGATGCATTACCGGACGAAGGCGCTTGGACTGGCCGGTATGCTCTTTTTTGAAAAAGCGGATGCTTTTCTGAAATTAATCGGTTCTTCCCGTCATGAGCAGGTTCTGGTGGTGGAACTCCAACATCTGAAGGGACAAACGGAGGCAGTAACGCTGGATTATAAATAA
- the gcvPA gene encoding aminomethyl-transferring glycine dehydrogenase subunit GcvPA, whose amino-acid sequence MKHRYLPITEDNKKEMLATIGVESVEDLFADIPASIRFNGELPVSSRLDEYALTRHMGALAGKNADSDRYVSFLGAGIYDHHVPSVINHVVSRSEFYTAYTPYQPEISQGELQAIFEFQSYICELTGMAVANASMYDGATALAEAANLAAGATRRKRIVVSRAVHPEARGVLDTYAHGLNLEIVEVGTLGGVTDANALAQAVTPDTAAVIVQNPNFFGAVEDVQAFGELAHASKALLIVSTNPLALGLIEAPGRQGADIVIGDAQPLGISGSYGGPTCGFFAVSEAHMRRMPGRIVGQTTDRNGKRGFVLTLQAREQHIRREKATSNICSNQALLALCASVYLSLMGRQGLKEVSHLNLQKSHYAKQKLAAVKGVTVAFSSPTFNEFVIKLPEGTDMAALQSKLLAEGYIGGYDLGKTYPELAGHMLIAVTERRSKEEIDRFSVILEGSL is encoded by the coding sequence ATGAAACACCGTTATCTGCCGATTACCGAAGACAACAAAAAGGAAATGCTGGCCACGATCGGCGTAGAATCCGTGGAAGATCTGTTCGCCGACATTCCTGCCAGCATTCGCTTCAATGGCGAGCTGCCGGTATCCTCCCGTCTGGATGAATACGCCCTGACCCGCCATATGGGCGCGCTGGCCGGCAAAAACGCCGACAGCGACCGTTACGTCAGTTTCCTTGGCGCAGGCATTTACGATCATCACGTACCTTCCGTCATCAATCACGTCGTCTCCCGTTCGGAATTTTATACGGCTTATACGCCTTACCAGCCGGAGATCAGCCAAGGCGAGCTGCAGGCGATTTTTGAATTTCAGTCTTACATTTGCGAATTGACCGGCATGGCGGTTGCCAATGCGAGTATGTACGACGGAGCGACCGCACTCGCGGAAGCCGCGAACCTGGCAGCGGGCGCGACACGCCGTAAACGGATCGTTGTATCCCGGGCCGTTCATCCGGAAGCGCGCGGCGTCCTTGACACCTACGCCCATGGCCTCAATCTGGAAATCGTCGAAGTCGGCACCCTGGGCGGCGTGACCGATGCCAATGCGCTAGCTCAGGCGGTAACGCCGGATACGGCCGCCGTGATTGTGCAGAACCCGAATTTCTTCGGAGCTGTTGAAGACGTACAGGCATTTGGCGAGCTGGCCCATGCAAGCAAAGCGCTGCTGATCGTCAGCACCAACCCGCTGGCGCTCGGACTGATCGAAGCGCCGGGCAGACAAGGCGCCGACATCGTGATCGGCGACGCCCAGCCGCTCGGTATCTCCGGTTCCTACGGCGGCCCTACGTGCGGATTTTTTGCCGTATCCGAAGCGCATATGCGCCGCATGCCGGGCCGGATCGTCGGCCAGACGACCGACCGGAACGGCAAACGTGGTTTCGTGCTGACGCTGCAGGCCCGCGAGCAGCATATCCGCCGCGAGAAAGCAACGTCCAACATCTGCTCTAACCAGGCGCTGCTGGCGCTGTGCGCTTCCGTTTATCTGTCGCTAATGGGCAGACAGGGGCTTAAGGAGGTTTCCCACCTCAACCTGCAAAAAAGCCATTATGCCAAACAAAAACTGGCTGCCGTAAAAGGTGTGACAGTCGCCTTCTCTTCGCCTACCTTTAATGAATTTGTGATCAAGCTGCCGGAAGGCACGGACATGGCTGCCCTGCAAAGCAAACTGCTGGCGGAAGGCTATATTGGCGGTTATGATCTCGGCAAAACGTATCCGGAACTCGCAGGCCATATGCTGATTGCCGTTACGGAACGCCGCAGCAAAGAAGAAATCGACCGGTTTTCGGTTATTCTGGAGGGATCCCTATGA
- a CDS encoding Rrf2 family transcriptional regulator, with protein sequence MAQVKRLGFGLQALRLLAKENRFMTSSEIAEVLGCEPTALRKVMAQLAESKLLEVRQGRMGGYKLFRSPEQIPLSEVFEAVRDDEAEWQGMLDTLQDAAEGSKIQNVFGRILNDINTVVEKTLGTYTVADLLEE encoded by the coding sequence ATGGCGCAGGTAAAACGGCTTGGCTTTGGCCTGCAGGCGCTCAGATTGCTTGCGAAAGAGAACCGCTTTATGACCAGCTCGGAAATCGCCGAGGTGCTTGGTTGTGAACCGACAGCGCTGCGGAAAGTGATGGCCCAGCTGGCTGAAAGCAAGCTGCTGGAGGTCAGGCAGGGAAGGATGGGAGGCTACAAGCTGTTTCGCAGTCCGGAACAAATTCCGCTTTCCGAGGTCTTTGAAGCTGTCCGGGATGATGAAGCCGAATGGCAGGGGATGCTCGACACCCTGCAGGATGCAGCGGAAGGCAGCAAGATTCAGAACGTCTTTGGCCGAATCCTGAATGATATTAACACAGTAGTAGAGAAGACGCTCGGAACCTACACGGTGGCGGATTTGCTTGAAGAGTAA
- a CDS encoding MFS transporter, whose translation MNVRGAESGHQHHRRTLPRSARLLLAVNACNALGTSLSSIFINVYWYKLTQDMSQTLLFNLITYLAWLPAFAAAGWLSKKASRTKALWIGSAVQVLFYISVLGLGTESSKWLTALGILNGIGQGFYWMSVNVLSVDVTSPENRDWFNGINGIAGAVSGMIGPLVAGIVVGAMPQMAGYTTVFMLSFVCFLVSLLTALLLPKDRPEGGFDWRSLLQTLQHKEWRSLTFAFVGIAFRDGVLSVAVWLWLYIATGSESSTGQYAFLTTLLSVGGFYVVGRFAKEHLRWRFMVFGAVLISLSMTGITLLTTWSLVFYAVVSAACRPFFDAPFNTTAFNAIGRFDRNGTIRIELVVWREAALSVGRISSVALLYAIYRSDTPHIELQLNLFLGAMVVMGLMPLYFIRKAAAASQRSKRLPKRHYSIGPSEEESA comes from the coding sequence GTGAATGTTAGAGGAGCCGAATCCGGGCATCAGCATCACCGCCGCACTCTTCCCCGTTCAGCCAGGCTCCTGCTGGCGGTGAATGCCTGCAATGCACTCGGTACCAGCTTATCCAGTATATTTATTAATGTATATTGGTATAAATTAACACAGGATATGTCTCAAACGCTGCTCTTTAATCTGATTACTTATTTGGCCTGGTTACCGGCGTTTGCAGCGGCAGGATGGCTCAGCAAAAAAGCCAGCCGCACCAAAGCATTATGGATCGGAAGCGCGGTACAGGTCCTATTTTACATCAGTGTATTGGGCTTAGGTACCGAGTCGTCCAAATGGCTGACAGCTTTAGGGATTCTGAATGGAATTGGGCAGGGTTTCTACTGGATGTCGGTGAATGTGCTCAGCGTGGATGTGACCAGCCCTGAGAACCGCGACTGGTTCAACGGAATCAACGGAATTGCGGGGGCGGTTTCCGGCATGATAGGTCCGCTTGTGGCGGGAATCGTAGTTGGAGCCATGCCGCAGATGGCCGGTTATACCACCGTATTTATGCTTAGCTTTGTATGTTTCCTGGTTTCACTGCTGACCGCGCTGCTTCTGCCGAAAGACCGGCCTGAGGGGGGCTTTGACTGGCGCAGTTTGCTGCAAACCTTACAGCATAAGGAGTGGCGCTCGCTTACCTTTGCTTTTGTTGGCATTGCCTTTCGCGATGGGGTGCTTTCCGTTGCGGTCTGGCTGTGGCTTTATATAGCAACAGGCAGTGAAAGCTCGACCGGGCAATATGCGTTCCTGACGACGCTGCTGTCGGTTGGCGGTTTTTACGTGGTCGGGCGTTTCGCTAAAGAGCATTTGCGCTGGAGGTTTATGGTATTTGGCGCTGTGCTGATCAGCTTGTCCATGACAGGTATCACACTGCTGACGACCTGGAGCCTTGTCTTCTACGCAGTTGTCAGCGCAGCCTGCCGGCCTTTTTTTGACGCTCCTTTTAATACTACAGCCTTTAATGCAATCGGCCGATTTGACCGAAACGGAACAATCCGAATCGAGCTGGTTGTATGGAGGGAGGCAGCGCTCAGTGTTGGACGAATCTCCAGTGTAGCGCTGCTTTATGCGATTTACCGTTCTGATACTCCTCATATAGAACTACAATTAAATCTGTTTCTGGGGGCCATGGTTGTTATGGGCCTAATGCCTCTCTATTTCATTCGTAAGGCTGCTGCAGCTTCACAACGGTCGAAACGGTTGCCCAAACGACATTACTCTATCGGACCTAGTGAAGAAGAGTCTGCTTGA